A window of the Lysinibacillus irui genome harbors these coding sequences:
- a CDS encoding flavin reductase family protein: MTDQVAAFKLALGNYPTGVTVVTTSHETKPIGLTVNSFASVSIDPLLILWSLDKNSQLHSYFTNASHFAVNILASDQEHLCTLFASKIPDRFAQAQWSTSSLGLPILHDTAAILQCKTFQQIDAGDHTIFIGHVQDITNGQKEPLLYHRRHIGQIPKSFYS, encoded by the coding sequence ATGACAGATCAAGTAGCTGCTTTTAAATTGGCATTAGGTAATTACCCTACAGGCGTTACAGTTGTCACAACAAGTCATGAAACAAAACCTATAGGCTTAACCGTCAATTCCTTTGCATCTGTTTCAATCGACCCGCTCCTTATTTTGTGGTCACTCGATAAAAATTCTCAGCTTCATTCTTATTTTACGAATGCTTCTCATTTCGCGGTCAATATTTTAGCAAGCGACCAAGAACATTTATGTACACTATTTGCCAGTAAAATCCCTGATCGTTTTGCACAGGCACAGTGGTCCACTTCATCTTTAGGTCTACCGATTTTACATGATACAGCAGCTATTTTACAATGTAAAACGTTTCAGCAAATAGATGCTGGCGACCATACCATTTTTATTGGGCATGTGCAAGACATTACAAACGGGCAAAAAGAACCGTTACTATACCATCGCCGTCATATTGGGCAAATACCAAAAAGCTTTTATAGTTAA
- a CDS encoding VOC family protein — translation MTLYFDHLVHQVESPENIKVFFNKRNVHTVNGGQHTMWGTYNTLSYFGLSYIEQIAIYDRDLFEQAAQYPYSLHYTFKRDQERQGFSRIALRTKKIEEEGQRLRALGYDVYGPDACSRTRPDGTVVKWKLLHFGKPDLLIDFPFLIEWAEEDEERLSQLVTSGAIDTKQAITMESIQLYVKDIRRTVRLWQEVLQLPEPVQHEQFISLQLPNMRLDFYEEEVAVAMTLGHIKEGPFGVTLKDPHRTKETLVCPGAFYWINR, via the coding sequence ATGACTTTATATTTTGATCACCTGGTTCACCAAGTGGAATCACCAGAAAATATAAAGGTTTTCTTCAATAAACGAAATGTCCACACAGTGAATGGTGGGCAGCACACGATGTGGGGGACTTATAATACGTTAAGCTACTTTGGCTTAAGCTATATTGAACAAATTGCTATCTATGATCGTGATTTATTTGAGCAGGCGGCACAATACCCATATTCCTTACATTATACGTTTAAACGTGATCAAGAGCGCCAAGGATTTTCACGAATAGCCTTGCGTACCAAAAAAATTGAGGAAGAGGGTCAACGCTTACGAGCATTAGGTTATGATGTATATGGGCCGGATGCTTGCAGTCGAACAAGACCGGATGGCACTGTTGTGAAGTGGAAGCTTCTCCATTTTGGCAAACCAGATCTTCTCATTGATTTTCCATTTTTAATTGAATGGGCAGAGGAAGATGAGGAACGTCTGTCACAATTAGTGACAAGCGGTGCTATTGATACAAAACAAGCGATTACAATGGAATCAATCCAATTGTATGTCAAGGATATACGAAGAACAGTTCGTTTATGGCAGGAGGTATTGCAGCTACCAGAGCCTGTGCAACATGAGCAGTTCATCTCGTTACAGCTCCCGAATATGCGATTGGATTTTTATGAGGAAGAGGTTGCAGTAGCTATGACACTTGGTCATATAAAAGAAGGGCCATTTGGTGTGACATTAAAAGATCCTCATCGAACAAAGGAAACATTAGTATGTCCTGGCGCTTTTTATTGGATTAATCGATAA
- a CDS encoding cold-shock protein, producing MQQGIVKWFNNEKGYGFIECDDGEDVFVHFTGIQEEGFRTLEEGQKVSFDVVEGNRGPQASNVVKL from the coding sequence ATGCAACAGGGGATCGTAAAGTGGTTCAATAATGAAAAGGGTTATGGCTTTATTGAATGTGATGATGGAGAAGATGTATTTGTACATTTTACGGGCATCCAGGAGGAAGGCTTCCGTACACTTGAAGAAGGTCAAAAGGTATCATTTGATGTGGTAGAGGGTAATCGTGGACCTCAAGCATCAAATGTTGTGAAATTATAA
- a CDS encoding formate--tetrahydrofolate ligase: MTTKNQPLSDLEIASQAVIKPITEIAKAAGIPEDALEQYGRYKAKIDPLKITAQGEDAKVVLVSAISPTPAGEGKSTVTVGLADALHQLDKKVMVALREPSLGPVMGVKGGATGGGYAQVIPMEDINLHFTGDLHAITTANNALSAFIDNHIHQGNALNIDPRRIIWKRVMDLNDRALRKVVVGLGGPVQGMPREDGFDITVASEIMAVFCLATSIEDLRERIASIVIGYTFEREPVFVRDLQVEGALTLLLKDAFKPNLVQTLEGTPAIIHGGPFANIAHGCNSIMATQTARKLADIVVTEAGFGSDLGAEKFMNIKARKAGFKPSAVVIVATIRALKMHGGVPKTALVGENVEALLQGIENLAKHVETVRTFGVEPIIALNRFITDTEAELEAVLNWCQENDVRIARTNVWEEGGKGGLALAEQVLAVLEEDNNFSPLYDVTESIEEKVRTIVQKVYGGKDVQFTDQAKKQIAQIEKFGWDSLPICMAKTQYSLSDQPSLLGRPEGFTITIREVIPKLGAGFLVCLTGDIMTMPGLPKTPAALRMNVDSEGHAVGLF; encoded by the coding sequence ATGACAACGAAAAATCAACCATTATCAGATTTAGAAATCGCTAGTCAAGCAGTGATCAAACCTATTACGGAAATTGCCAAAGCTGCGGGTATTCCAGAGGATGCTCTTGAGCAGTATGGACGCTACAAAGCAAAGATTGACCCATTAAAAATTACAGCTCAGGGCGAGGATGCAAAAGTAGTATTAGTGTCTGCTATTAGTCCGACCCCAGCAGGTGAAGGAAAGTCGACAGTGACTGTAGGACTAGCAGATGCCCTTCATCAATTAGATAAGAAGGTGATGGTCGCTTTACGAGAACCATCATTAGGTCCAGTAATGGGAGTAAAAGGTGGCGCAACTGGCGGAGGTTACGCACAAGTAATACCAATGGAGGATATTAATTTACATTTCACTGGTGACCTTCATGCGATTACAACAGCCAACAATGCTTTATCCGCATTTATTGATAATCATATCCATCAAGGAAATGCATTAAACATTGATCCACGACGCATTATTTGGAAACGTGTAATGGACTTAAATGATCGTGCTCTACGTAAAGTAGTCGTTGGTTTAGGGGGACCAGTTCAAGGCATGCCTCGTGAGGACGGCTTTGATATTACGGTAGCCTCCGAAATCATGGCAGTGTTCTGTTTAGCAACAAGTATTGAGGATCTACGTGAACGCATCGCTAGTATCGTGATTGGCTACACATTCGAGCGTGAGCCAGTCTTTGTACGAGATTTACAGGTAGAAGGTGCTCTTACTTTATTATTAAAGGATGCCTTCAAGCCAAACTTAGTACAAACATTAGAAGGAACACCTGCCATTATTCATGGTGGTCCATTTGCCAATATCGCTCACGGCTGTAATTCCATTATGGCGACACAAACAGCTCGTAAGCTAGCGGATATCGTGGTGACAGAGGCAGGCTTCGGCTCTGATTTAGGTGCTGAAAAATTCATGAATATTAAAGCACGGAAAGCTGGCTTTAAGCCAAGTGCCGTTGTTATCGTAGCTACGATTCGTGCCTTAAAAATGCATGGTGGGGTTCCGAAAACAGCGCTTGTTGGCGAAAATGTCGAAGCCCTTTTACAAGGTATTGAAAACTTAGCTAAACATGTGGAGACAGTTCGCACATTTGGCGTTGAACCAATTATTGCATTAAATCGTTTTATTACGGACACAGAGGCTGAATTAGAAGCCGTTCTTAACTGGTGTCAAGAAAATGATGTTCGTATCGCACGTACAAATGTCTGGGAAGAAGGCGGTAAAGGTGGTTTAGCTCTAGCTGAACAAGTACTAGCTGTGCTAGAAGAAGATAACAACTTCTCTCCTTTATATGATGTCACAGAGTCTATTGAAGAAAAAGTGCGTACAATCGTGCAAAAAGTTTATGGTGGGAAAGATGTGCAATTTACTGATCAAGCCAAAAAACAAATCGCCCAAATCGAAAAATTTGGCTGGGACTCTCTTCCGATTTGTATGGCAAAAACACAGTATTCCCTATCAGACCAACCAAGTTTACTCGGTCGTCCAGAAGGCTTTACCATTACCATTCGTGAAGTTATTCCAAAGCTTGGTGCTGGCTTCTTAGTTTGTCTAACAGGCGATATTATGACAATGCCAGGTTTACCAAAAACACCGGCTGCGCTACGTATGAATGTTGATAGCGAAGGACATGCGGTGGGATTGTTCTAA
- a CDS encoding hydantoinase/oxoprolinase family protein produces the protein MKIATDIGGTFTDLVFTDEKGNLHFDKGHTTPGHFEDGILNVLGRHVTEDSLIESFIHGSTVIINTLTERKGGVVGLITTKGFRDVIEIARGNRPDLYNFKYKKPEPFVERYLRQEIDERIDFKGNVMKALNTEEVGEIVRKFKELGVEAIAISLIHGYKNPIHEQQLKEEILKIWPDVYITLSSETIKEYREYERTNTTVLNSYVKPIAHAYLKSLKEKLSTIGITDHLKIMQSNGGTTSFDKAMELPINLVESGPVAGMFGAAKLGQLLNESNIIAFDVGGTTAKCSLITNGKVNVTTDYYIERNEKFAGYPIKTPVVDIVEIGNGGGSIARVDQFGSLKVGPDSAGANPGPVAYGLGNTQPTITDANVYLGRLSLENFDNPVSIDKVEEALVEAIAKPFNVSAEEAAQGILDIANSNMLNALKLISIRKGYDPEDFTMVAFGGGGPLHAINLAEELGMKKVIIPYGSSVFSALGMMMTEYRQDYIQTSLMNFDKNHLAAIQENIDQAIANAYADAPLAKDHYYFEINYDLRYKGQEHTVKLNASTITINEEGLEKLAEAFHIKHKQEFSFDLPATPIELVNLHLTIYGKDEAVQFKELDFSHIDASTCIKTKRNLYVKGTGWVEVNVYDQQKLVPGYVIAGPAIVENPTSTVVINDKQSIEIDQYGNLIVEMEGK, from the coding sequence TTGAAAATCGCAACAGATATTGGCGGTACTTTTACCGACCTAGTTTTCACAGATGAAAAAGGTAATCTTCATTTTGATAAGGGACATACAACACCTGGTCACTTTGAGGATGGCATATTAAATGTATTAGGACGTCATGTTACGGAGGATTCTCTAATTGAATCTTTTATTCATGGTTCAACTGTTATTATTAATACACTGACGGAAAGAAAAGGGGGCGTAGTCGGGTTAATTACAACAAAAGGCTTCCGTGACGTAATAGAAATTGCCCGTGGTAATCGACCAGACTTATATAACTTTAAATATAAAAAGCCAGAACCATTTGTAGAGCGTTACTTACGACAAGAAATAGATGAGCGAATTGATTTTAAAGGAAATGTTATGAAAGCGCTTAATACCGAGGAAGTCGGTGAAATCGTTCGTAAATTTAAGGAATTGGGTGTAGAGGCGATAGCCATTTCATTGATTCATGGCTATAAAAATCCGATTCATGAGCAACAGCTAAAAGAAGAAATCTTAAAAATTTGGCCAGATGTGTATATCACTCTTTCAAGTGAAACGATTAAAGAATACCGTGAGTATGAAAGAACAAATACAACTGTATTAAATTCTTATGTTAAGCCAATTGCACATGCGTATTTAAAAAGCTTAAAGGAGAAATTAAGCACGATTGGTATTACAGATCATTTAAAAATTATGCAATCGAATGGTGGTACAACAAGCTTTGATAAAGCGATGGAGCTACCAATTAACCTAGTTGAATCAGGTCCTGTAGCAGGTATGTTTGGGGCAGCGAAATTAGGCCAACTTTTAAATGAATCGAATATCATCGCTTTTGATGTTGGTGGGACGACAGCTAAATGCTCCCTTATTACAAATGGCAAAGTGAATGTCACAACAGATTACTATATTGAAAGAAATGAAAAATTTGCTGGCTATCCAATTAAAACGCCAGTTGTGGATATTGTAGAAATCGGCAACGGGGGCGGCTCAATTGCCCGTGTAGACCAATTCGGTTCATTAAAAGTTGGTCCAGATTCTGCAGGTGCCAATCCAGGACCAGTGGCATACGGCTTAGGAAATACACAGCCGACCATTACAGATGCGAATGTGTACTTAGGAAGATTGTCATTAGAAAACTTTGATAATCCTGTTTCCATTGACAAAGTGGAGGAAGCTCTTGTTGAAGCAATTGCGAAACCATTTAATGTATCAGCGGAGGAAGCAGCGCAAGGCATTTTAGATATTGCAAATTCTAATATGCTTAATGCACTAAAGTTGATTTCGATTCGTAAAGGCTATGACCCTGAAGATTTTACAATGGTAGCCTTTGGTGGTGGTGGACCACTTCATGCGATTAACTTAGCTGAAGAGCTGGGCATGAAAAAAGTCATTATCCCATATGGTTCTTCTGTCTTTTCTGCCTTAGGAATGATGATGACCGAGTACCGACAAGATTATATTCAAACAAGTTTAATGAACTTTGACAAAAACCATCTTGCGGCTATTCAAGAAAACATTGATCAAGCGATTGCCAATGCGTATGCAGATGCACCTTTAGCTAAGGATCATTATTATTTCGAGATTAATTATGATTTACGCTACAAAGGTCAAGAGCATACGGTTAAATTAAACGCATCGACTATTACAATTAATGAAGAAGGGCTTGAAAAATTAGCAGAGGCTTTCCACATTAAACATAAGCAAGAATTTTCATTTGATTTACCAGCTACACCAATTGAGCTAGTGAACTTACATCTTACAATTTACGGAAAAGATGAGGCGGTTCAGTTTAAAGAATTAGACTTCTCTCATATTGACGCTTCGACTTGTATTAAAACAAAGCGCAATTTATACGTGAAAGGAACAGGTTGGGTAGAGGTCAATGTTTATGATCAACAAAAATTAGTACCTGGCTATGTTATTGCTGGTCCTGCCATTGTGGAAAATCCAACATCTACAGTCGTGATTAATGACAAGCAATCCATTGAAATTGATCAATACGGCAATCTGATTGTAGAGATGGAGGGAAAATAA
- a CDS encoding hydantoinase B/oxoprolinase family protein, giving the protein MKKDVFAVEIIQDSLLAIGDEMFIALARSSMSPVIYEVLDYACGLTDAKGNLISQGNGVTSFIGMLSPMVQRVIEKFDNGKQLHEGDVIIINDPYVGGGSHLSDVGLVLPIFYNGEIIAYSANKAHWTEVGGMDPGSFTSNSNEIYQEGLQLPGVKLYHQGELNEAVYEIISTNVRLPELSIGDMFAQVAALKTGEKRIAELCQKFGAESVKLSIQKLLDKGEKIVELELQHLPKGEFYAEDFIEGDPLKGGPYPIKVKVTISDEAFICDFRGSHPAVNVPMNCSQFGLMASVRVMFLALLGDIDVINEGVFKRLTIITDENSIVSAKRPHPVSMNFEARIGAADLIWKALAPHLPERLSAGHLQSVCTFILTGKNPENDESFLIVEPSVGGWGASNDEDGQSGQYCMGDGETYNLPVEIAETKYGIHIDEYSLNCDGAGAGQFRGGLGVRRVYTVNHDGQKVSVNLGRHQFAPFGLNGGGEGSHNYLIIHKNDGTKVGPVGVLANYELQKGDRIELVTATGGGYGNPLERSAEAIERDLLNEYISIEVAQKKYGYQNA; this is encoded by the coding sequence ATGAAAAAAGACGTTTTTGCAGTAGAAATTATTCAAGATTCATTGCTAGCAATAGGAGATGAGATGTTTATTGCGCTAGCACGCTCTTCTATGAGTCCCGTGATTTATGAAGTATTAGACTATGCTTGTGGTTTAACAGATGCCAAGGGTAATTTAATTAGCCAAGGAAATGGTGTAACGAGCTTTATTGGGATGCTAAGTCCAATGGTGCAGCGTGTTATTGAAAAATTTGATAATGGGAAACAGTTACACGAAGGGGATGTCATTATTATTAATGACCCATATGTTGGTGGTGGATCTCATTTATCGGATGTAGGCTTAGTCCTACCAATTTTCTATAATGGTGAAATTATCGCGTATTCAGCCAATAAAGCGCACTGGACAGAAGTAGGGGGCATGGACCCTGGTTCATTCACAAGTAATTCTAATGAAATCTATCAAGAAGGTTTACAGCTTCCAGGTGTTAAACTTTATCATCAAGGTGAGCTGAACGAAGCAGTCTATGAAATCATTTCGACGAATGTCCGTTTACCAGAGCTTTCGATCGGAGATATGTTTGCACAAGTAGCAGCTCTAAAAACAGGAGAAAAACGAATTGCAGAGCTTTGCCAGAAGTTTGGTGCTGAGTCTGTGAAATTGTCCATTCAAAAACTATTGGACAAGGGAGAGAAAATTGTTGAGCTGGAGCTTCAACATTTACCAAAAGGTGAGTTTTATGCGGAAGACTTTATTGAAGGTGACCCATTAAAAGGTGGCCCATACCCAATTAAAGTGAAAGTAACAATTAGTGATGAAGCGTTTATTTGTGACTTTAGAGGCTCCCATCCTGCAGTCAATGTGCCAATGAACTGCTCACAATTTGGTTTAATGGCTAGTGTGCGGGTTATGTTCTTAGCATTACTTGGTGATATTGATGTAATCAACGAAGGTGTCTTTAAACGCTTAACGATTATTACAGATGAAAACTCCATTGTCTCAGCTAAACGTCCTCATCCTGTGTCCATGAACTTCGAGGCACGTATAGGGGCAGCGGATTTAATTTGGAAGGCTCTTGCACCTCATTTACCAGAACGATTATCTGCAGGGCATTTGCAGTCCGTTTGTACGTTTATCTTAACAGGTAAAAACCCTGAAAACGATGAGTCATTCTTAATCGTTGAACCATCCGTTGGTGGTTGGGGAGCGTCCAATGATGAGGATGGTCAAAGCGGACAATACTGTATGGGAGATGGTGAAACATATAATCTCCCGGTTGAAATTGCCGAAACAAAATATGGTATTCACATTGATGAATATAGCTTAAATTGTGACGGGGCAGGTGCTGGTCAATTTAGAGGCGGCTTAGGTGTACGTCGCGTTTATACAGTGAATCATGATGGTCAAAAGGTTTCTGTTAACTTAGGAAGACATCAATTTGCGCCTTTCGGTTTAAATGGCGGAGGAGAGGGCTCTCACAACTATCTGATCATTCATAAAAACGATGGAACGAAGGTTGGACCCGTTGGAGTGCTGGCCAATTATGAATTGCAAAAGGGTGACCGCATTGAGCTTGTGACAGCAACAGGTGGTGGTTATGGTAATCCACTTGAAAGAAGTGCCGAGGCCATTGAACGTGATTTATTAAATGAATATATTTCTATAGAAGTAGCGCAGAAGAAATACGGTTATCAAAACGCTTAA
- a CDS encoding IclR family transcriptional regulator — protein MTVKTLKNSLDILECFATTENALGVREISRMMNLPTSVVQRTINTFTEAGYLIQDDNTRKYKLGYKMFLFYDVLSNSKDPHSTIYELMQNLANEINESVFLTYMDNEYGVTTKIAESNKNVKYAVSLGTKTPLYIGASCKVMFAYLEEDRQLELIAFFHNKQSKEEHLKLLKSLKEELQQIRQNNWCVTVGEYNEHAFGISVPLFNYKREIIASLTISGLVYDLDDQREKYMLEQLVKVAHQIQSHISKL, from the coding sequence ATGACTGTCAAGACATTAAAAAACTCATTGGATATACTAGAGTGTTTTGCCACGACAGAAAACGCATTAGGTGTTCGTGAAATTTCACGCATGATGAACTTGCCGACAAGTGTCGTGCAAAGAACCATTAATACATTTACAGAAGCGGGTTATTTAATACAGGATGACAACACAAGAAAATATAAATTAGGTTACAAGATGTTCCTTTTTTATGATGTGCTCTCCAATTCTAAAGACCCACACTCGACCATTTATGAATTGATGCAAAATCTTGCGAATGAAATTAATGAATCAGTATTTCTTACTTATATGGATAATGAATACGGTGTTACCACGAAAATTGCCGAGAGTAATAAAAATGTAAAGTATGCGGTGTCTTTAGGAACGAAGACACCCCTTTACATCGGTGCTTCCTGCAAAGTGATGTTTGCCTATTTAGAAGAGGACAGGCAGCTTGAATTAATCGCTTTTTTTCATAATAAACAATCGAAAGAAGAGCATCTTAAACTGCTTAAGTCATTGAAGGAAGAGCTACAGCAAATTAGACAAAACAACTGGTGTGTTACAGTTGGGGAGTATAATGAACATGCTTTTGGCATTAGCGTACCGTTATTTAACTATAAGAGGGAAATTATCGCATCTCTTACCATTTCTGGACTAGTATATGATTTAGATGATCAAAGGGAGAAATATATGCTTGAACAGTTAGTGAAAGTAGCTCATCAAATACAATCACATATTTCAAAACTATAA
- a CDS encoding OPT/YSL family transporter, producing the protein MNNKVLHPRALEPVTLLMIVLTSVVGAIIGIQLITTLGISANTSIVGAIFAMILGRIPIGKLIEFKSVHRQNIIQTAISAATFSAASSLMLPIGIPYVLGYENLVLPLFIGVILAMFVDALLLYKFFDTKIFPAAGTWPPGIATAEAIKAGDKGGKNAKVLIGGVLIGIVGSVLKIPMSAFGVAFIGNIWALTMFGIGLLLRGYSVQLFNVDLNAYYIPHGVMIGAGIVALFQVAFALLNKKSAKKSEELSYSKDAKEIRQAFGVGFIAYLAIALLIAILGGIITHMSFGMLIGFIVFATIAAFVHELIVGIAAMHAGWFPAFAVAFITLIVGILIGFPAPALALLAGYSAATGVAFADMGYDLKTGFILRGNGSDAALEKEGRKQQLIAGMLAFAISAVVVLLSYKSYFAQDLVAPVNHVYAATIQSGVTGDVAKQLMIWAIPGALIQLIGGSKRQMGILFATGLLLVNPIAGWAVLVGILLRVIFTYVTKGKRESEMTVFAAGVIAGDALYSFFSSILKIGK; encoded by the coding sequence ATGAATAATAAAGTATTACATCCAAGGGCTTTAGAGCCTGTAACTCTACTAATGATCGTCTTAACATCTGTCGTAGGGGCAATTATCGGGATACAGTTGATTACGACTTTAGGGATTTCTGCTAATACATCAATCGTCGGGGCAATATTTGCGATGATTCTAGGAAGAATTCCAATCGGCAAGCTCATTGAATTTAAATCTGTGCATAGACAAAATATTATTCAAACGGCCATTTCAGCAGCAACGTTCAGTGCTGCAAGTAGTTTAATGTTGCCAATTGGTATTCCATATGTATTAGGCTATGAAAACTTAGTATTACCATTGTTTATCGGTGTTATTTTAGCGATGTTTGTTGATGCTTTATTATTGTATAAATTTTTTGATACAAAGATTTTCCCAGCAGCAGGTACTTGGCCACCAGGGATTGCGACTGCTGAAGCCATTAAAGCGGGCGATAAAGGCGGTAAAAATGCCAAGGTATTAATCGGTGGTGTGTTAATAGGTATTGTGGGGTCTGTTCTTAAAATTCCAATGTCAGCTTTTGGGGTAGCGTTCATAGGAAATATTTGGGCACTAACGATGTTTGGGATTGGGCTTCTTCTAAGAGGATATTCTGTTCAATTGTTTAATGTCGATTTAAATGCATACTATATTCCGCATGGCGTGATGATTGGTGCCGGTATTGTGGCACTTTTCCAAGTCGCTTTTGCCTTATTAAATAAAAAGTCGGCTAAAAAGTCAGAAGAGTTGAGCTATTCAAAAGATGCCAAAGAAATTCGCCAAGCCTTTGGTGTAGGGTTTATTGCTTATTTAGCCATTGCCTTATTAATTGCCATTTTAGGTGGTATTATCACGCATATGTCTTTCGGTATGTTAATAGGATTCATCGTCTTTGCAACAATTGCTGCATTTGTTCATGAGCTAATTGTTGGTATTGCGGCGATGCACGCAGGTTGGTTCCCAGCATTTGCTGTCGCATTTATTACGCTGATTGTTGGTATTTTAATCGGTTTCCCAGCACCAGCACTTGCCTTATTAGCAGGTTATAGTGCAGCTACAGGGGTAGCGTTTGCAGATATGGGCTATGACTTAAAAACTGGATTTATTTTACGTGGTAATGGTAGTGATGCTGCGTTAGAAAAAGAAGGCCGTAAGCAACAATTAATAGCAGGAATGTTAGCCTTTGCGATTTCGGCTGTTGTCGTTTTACTATCTTATAAATCTTATTTTGCACAAGATTTAGTAGCACCTGTAAACCATGTGTATGCAGCTACAATCCAATCAGGTGTAACAGGAGATGTAGCAAAACAATTAATGATTTGGGCTATTCCAGGTGCATTGATTCAGCTAATTGGTGGTTCAAAACGTCAAATGGGTATTTTATTTGCAACAGGTTTATTACTTGTTAATCCGATCGCTGGTTGGGCTGTTTTAGTCGGTATCTTACTTCGTGTTATTTTCACATATGTAACGAAAGGTAAGAGAGAATCTGAAATGACGGTCTTTGCAGCAGGTGTTATTGCTGGAGATGCGTTATATAGCTTCTTCTCTTCTATTCTAAAAATAGGAAAATAG
- a CDS encoding S-methyl thiohydantoin desulfurase domain-containing protein, producing the protein MVKVLSYEDGIAAVYGGAILGGGGGGLLEEGLKLVEEIFAAGEPQLVDITELDQEDLVACVALVGAPSAVDQYISGEQLCWSYRQMNKHYEQRLKGIITNENGASTTINGWLQSVLLNVPVVDAPCNGRAHPTGIMGSLNLHEQQDYQSVQFYAGGKDDFAVQGFVEGNLQNTAKTARQASILAGGLVGVTRNPVTIDYLQKHGAPNAITMAIELGYRFLKGQTFEEKLANVVKHLNGTHIVSGKVTNYSLTKENGFDVGKLSVGDYHLTFWNEYMTLSKEGQLQSKFPDLIMTFDIEKMTPVPSASIQEGMHVAVIHVDQSLLTLSSTMQNEALLQEIDEVIKNVL; encoded by the coding sequence ATGGTAAAAGTATTATCGTATGAGGATGGGATTGCAGCCGTTTATGGAGGGGCAATTCTTGGCGGCGGCGGAGGTGGTCTTCTAGAGGAAGGACTCAAGCTAGTGGAGGAAATCTTTGCTGCGGGAGAACCTCAATTAGTCGATATCACAGAATTGGATCAAGAAGACTTAGTGGCATGCGTTGCCTTGGTAGGTGCACCATCAGCAGTTGATCAATATATTTCTGGTGAGCAGCTTTGTTGGAGCTATCGTCAGATGAATAAGCATTACGAGCAGCGTCTAAAAGGCATCATTACGAATGAAAATGGTGCCAGTACGACGATCAATGGCTGGCTACAGTCAGTACTATTAAATGTACCAGTCGTTGACGCTCCTTGTAATGGACGAGCACATCCAACGGGGATCATGGGCTCTTTAAATCTCCATGAGCAACAAGATTATCAATCCGTGCAATTTTATGCAGGGGGAAAAGATGATTTTGCCGTGCAAGGGTTTGTCGAAGGGAATTTACAAAACACAGCCAAAACAGCTCGACAAGCATCCATTTTAGCAGGTGGGCTAGTGGGGGTTACTCGAAATCCTGTGACGATTGACTATTTACAGAAGCATGGTGCCCCTAATGCAATCACGATGGCTATTGAGCTTGGCTATCGATTCTTAAAGGGACAAACATTTGAAGAGAAATTAGCCAATGTTGTAAAGCATTTGAATGGTACACACATTGTATCGGGGAAAGTTACGAATTATTCTTTAACGAAGGAAAATGGCTTTGATGTTGGAAAATTATCCGTTGGCGATTATCATCTTACTTTCTGGAATGAATATATGACATTATCGAAAGAAGGACAATTACAATCGAAATTCCCGGATTTAATTATGACATTTGATATAGAGAAAATGACTCCTGTACCAAGTGCAAGCATTCAGGAAGGGATGCATGTAGCCGTGATCCATGTAGACCAATCACTTTTGACATTAAGTTCGACGATGCAAAATGAAGCACTTTTGCAGGAAATTGATGAAGTTATTAAAAACGTGTTATAA